One genomic region from Caldicoprobacter guelmensis encodes:
- a CDS encoding FMN-binding protein, which produces MKKLLSVGLIVLLTVALLTACGGATKQEQGTKTAAYKDGVYKAEESQFDDHGWKGQIEIKVEGGKITEVKYDEVNQEGKKKSEDTEYHKRFKEQKNVDLLKAYETLEKDLVEKQDPDAVDTYTGATGTTTKFKTLAKEALKEAQSK; this is translated from the coding sequence ATGAAAAAGTTACTTAGTGTGGGATTAATAGTGCTGTTAACTGTTGCTCTGTTAACAGCTTGTGGTGGCGCCACAAAGCAGGAACAAGGGACCAAAACCGCCGCTTATAAAGATGGGGTATATAAAGCCGAGGAGTCCCAGTTTGATGATCATGGTTGGAAGGGGCAGATTGAGATCAAGGTAGAAGGCGGCAAGATCACAGAGGTCAAGTATGATGAAGTGAATCAGGAAGGCAAGAAGAAGAGCGAAGATACAGAGTATCATAAGAGATTCAAAGAGCAAAAGAATGTAGACCTGTTAAAAGCCTATGAAACTTTGGAGAAGGACCTCGTTGAAAAGCAGGACCCTGATGCCGTCGATACTTATACCGGTGCCACTGGAACCACAACTAAGTTCAAGACCCTGGCGAAGGAAGCTTTGAAAGAAGCTCAGAGCAAGTAA
- a CDS encoding FAD:protein FMN transferase: MAGCQRFYRAMLAILLLCVTLQGCTKVETLKEYRKDIFALNTWVNIRLYAGKDGPTILDKAVKRIEEIENRMSVTIPDSDVSRINSNAGKQPVKVHDDTFEVIKKALEYAELSNGAFDITIYPIVKLWGITSEHPRVPTEAEIKDKLKFVNYKDVVLNEDQKTVYLEKEGMGIDLGAIAKGYAADEVARILREQGVTHALINMGGNVVALGGKPDGRPWRVGVRNPRSENMQSHITIIEIMDGSVVSSGDYERYFEQGGKRYHHIFDPSTGYPANSGLMATTVVAPKSIDADALSTTVFIMGAEKGLQLVDKLEGIEALAVTFDKKIYASEGLKGKLTVTDKEYELQP; the protein is encoded by the coding sequence TTGGCTGGATGTCAACGGTTTTATAGAGCGATGTTAGCTATATTATTGTTGTGTGTGACACTACAGGGCTGTACCAAAGTAGAGACTCTTAAGGAATACCGCAAGGATATATTTGCGCTCAATACCTGGGTGAACATACGCTTATATGCTGGGAAGGATGGCCCTACTATTCTTGACAAGGCAGTAAAGCGCATTGAAGAGATAGAGAATCGTATGAGCGTTACCATACCCGACAGCGATGTGAGCCGCATAAACAGCAACGCTGGGAAGCAACCAGTGAAAGTACACGATGATACCTTTGAGGTTATAAAAAAGGCATTGGAGTACGCTGAGCTATCCAATGGTGCCTTTGATATAACAATATATCCTATAGTAAAGCTATGGGGGATTACGTCTGAGCACCCCAGAGTACCTACAGAGGCTGAAATAAAAGATAAGCTGAAATTTGTGAATTATAAAGATGTCGTCTTGAATGAGGACCAAAAGACGGTTTATCTCGAAAAAGAAGGCATGGGTATAGATTTGGGAGCGATTGCTAAAGGGTATGCTGCTGATGAGGTAGCTAGAATTTTGAGAGAACAGGGGGTGACTCATGCACTTATAAACATGGGGGGCAATGTAGTAGCCTTAGGCGGCAAACCTGATGGTAGGCCCTGGAGAGTGGGAGTGCGTAATCCCAGGTCTGAGAATATGCAAAGCCATATCACCATCATAGAGATAATGGATGGAAGCGTTGTTAGTTCTGGGGATTATGAACGTTATTTTGAACAAGGTGGTAAGAGGTATCATCATATATTTGACCCCTCGACGGGTTATCCAGCAAACAGTGGACTTATGGCTACAACGGTGGTGGCACCAAAGTCCATCGACGCAGATGCTCTGTCCACAACTGTGTTTATCATGGGTGCTGAAAAAGGGCTTCAGTTGGTGGATAAGTTGGAAGGTATAGAAGCCCTTGCGGTCACATTCGATAAGAAGATATATGCATCAGAGGGTTTAAAGGGTAAACTGACTGTGACGGATAAGGAGTATGAACTTCAACCATGA
- a CDS encoding NusG domain II-containing protein: MRVPLRVGDLIVYAFAVVLIAVGLSGMYTMGISHDERKVVVEVNGREVYSCRVYKGMEPVEFRVNAGNGQYNVVLITYEGVRIKEANCPDQICVKSGFIRFSGQAIVCLPHKVVVKIISGREEVPDVDDIAS, encoded by the coding sequence ATGAGAGTGCCTTTAAGGGTGGGAGATTTGATAGTATATGCGTTTGCTGTCGTATTGATTGCTGTTGGTTTGTCGGGGATGTATACCATGGGGATATCCCATGATGAAAGGAAGGTAGTGGTAGAGGTAAATGGACGTGAAGTGTATTCATGTCGTGTATATAAAGGCATGGAGCCGGTAGAATTTCGGGTAAATGCCGGCAATGGACAATATAATGTTGTATTGATAACATATGAAGGGGTAAGAATAAAGGAAGCCAATTGCCCTGACCAGATTTGCGTTAAATCGGGCTTTATTCGTTTTTCGGGTCAAGCTATAGTGTGTCTACCGCATAAGGTAGTGGTTAAGATAATATCTGGACGGGAAGAAGTTCCTGATGTAGACGATATAGCGTCTTGA
- a CDS encoding Gx transporter family protein translates to MNEVKKMVMLALIISQALVLHLIEGFMPVVAPGIKLGLANIMTLVTLVFFGFKEALMVVMVRSILGSLLAGSFTSMLYSLAGGILSCLTMGLLYIRWRNYFSIIGISTAGAILHNIGQLLVASWVFGTIGILFTYLPILTIAALGTGFFIGLVSNYVIKYLESQKWFRWERG, encoded by the coding sequence ATGAATGAAGTAAAAAAGATGGTCATGTTGGCGCTTATCATTTCACAGGCTTTGGTTTTGCACTTAATTGAGGGTTTTATGCCGGTTGTGGCACCAGGAATAAAGCTGGGACTGGCAAACATCATGACGTTGGTTACTCTGGTTTTTTTTGGTTTCAAGGAGGCATTAATGGTAGTGATGGTTCGTTCGATATTGGGTTCATTGCTTGCAGGCAGCTTTACGTCAATGCTTTACAGCCTGGCAGGCGGGATTTTAAGCTGTTTAACAATGGGGTTATTGTATATAAGGTGGCGTAATTATTTCAGCATAATAGGCATTAGCACGGCAGGCGCTATTTTACATAACATAGGGCAGTTACTGGTGGCGTCATGGGTATTTGGAACAATAGGTATATTGTTCACCTATTTACCAATACTTACTATTGCCGCTTTAGGTACCGGATTTTTTATTGGCTTGGTATCTAATTATGTGATTAAATATCTGGAATCTCAGAAGTGGTTTAGATGGGAAAGGGGTTAA
- a CDS encoding polyprenyl synthetase family protein, giving the protein MENKDNGLTVSYLDIVGDDLTKVDEHIKNVLSSKQKILESALKELLEAGGKRLRPALVLLSGKFGKYDEKRLIPLAAAVEILHMATLVHDDIIDESKIRRGRPTIQSRWGKDVAVFTGDFLFAKTFLLLAHSTTVENMQGLSKVVKAVCEGEIAQYQSRYDKHVTIRQYLKRIGRKTALLFALSCYIGAKESECSSKVVRCLREFGFNFGMAFQITDDLLDFTGNPVKMGKPVGSDFIQGVYTLPLIYAINSSYRDEVIGILDKEDCVPEDVERVIELVHASGGIEYSKNLARDYLKRARTFIDGLVSIPAKAALQNLVEGLIERSY; this is encoded by the coding sequence ATGGAAAATAAGGACAATGGATTGACTGTAAGTTATTTGGATATTGTTGGCGATGACCTTACAAAGGTCGATGAGCATATAAAAAACGTTTTATCGTCTAAACAGAAGATATTGGAATCGGCATTGAAGGAATTGCTGGAAGCGGGGGGGAAAAGGCTTCGTCCTGCTTTGGTGTTGCTTTCAGGTAAGTTTGGCAAGTATGATGAAAAAAGGCTTATTCCATTGGCAGCAGCTGTGGAGATACTTCATATGGCCACTTTAGTTCACGATGATATAATCGATGAGTCAAAAATACGGAGAGGCAGACCTACTATTCAGTCACGGTGGGGGAAAGATGTGGCTGTATTTACAGGTGATTTTTTATTTGCCAAAACCTTTTTGTTGCTTGCACACAGTACCACGGTGGAAAATATGCAGGGTTTATCCAAGGTGGTTAAGGCTGTATGTGAGGGAGAGATCGCCCAGTACCAATCGAGGTATGATAAGCATGTCACCATAAGGCAGTATTTAAAGAGAATAGGGCGCAAGACGGCGTTGCTGTTTGCGCTGAGCTGTTACATCGGAGCAAAAGAAAGCGAATGTTCTTCAAAGGTTGTACGGTGCTTGAGGGAATTTGGATTCAACTTTGGCATGGCATTTCAGATCACTGATGACCTGCTGGACTTTACGGGCAATCCCGTTAAGATGGGTAAGCCCGTAGGTAGCGATTTTATTCAGGGGGTATATACACTGCCATTGATATATGCCATTAACTCGTCATATAGGGATGAAGTCATAGGAATTTTGGATAAAGAAGATTGTGTTCCTGAGGATGTGGAACGGGTGATTGAGCTGGTGCATGCAAGCGGAGGGATTGAATATAGCAAAAATTTAGCCAGAGACTATTTAAAACGTGCCAGAACATTTATTGATGGCCTTGTATCCATTCCGGCCAAAGCGGCGCTACAGAACCTAGTGGAGGGACTTATTGAGCGGAGTTATTGA
- the proS gene encoding proline--tRNA ligase → MEKKQQEFVTHITPREEDFSQWYTDVILKADLVDYAPVKGCMVIKPYGYAIWENIQKELDARFKATGHKNAYFPLFIPESLLRKEAEHVEGFAPEVAWVTRGGSEELAEPLVVRPTSETIICAMYAKWVQSYRDLPILYNQWCNVVRWEKSTRPFLRTAEFLWQEGHTVHATEEEAEEETLKILGIYKEFAENVLAIPVVVGRKSEKEKFAGALRTYTMEAMMQDGKALQAGTSHNLGQHFAKVFDIQYLDRDGQLKYAWQTSWGVSTRLIGAIIMVHGDERGLVLPPKVAPVQVVIIPIAMHKEGVLDKAREMYKIIADAGIRVEIDDRDTQTPGWKFNEWELKGVPIRLEIGPKDIEKNQVVLVRRDSFEKISVPMDGVVQAINDMLVDVHKGIYDKALKMRENFTHVAHNFDEFKEAIEVKKGFVKAMWCGERECEDNIKAETGATTRCIPFEQEHIGDSCVYCGRPAKHMVYFARAY, encoded by the coding sequence ATGGAAAAAAAGCAGCAGGAGTTTGTTACTCATATAACTCCCAGGGAGGAAGATTTTTCGCAGTGGTATACCGATGTGATTTTAAAGGCAGACCTAGTGGATTATGCTCCCGTAAAAGGGTGCATGGTGATCAAACCGTATGGGTATGCCATATGGGAGAACATTCAAAAAGAGTTAGATGCGCGGTTTAAGGCTACCGGTCATAAAAACGCTTATTTCCCGCTATTCATACCCGAGAGCTTGCTTAGGAAAGAAGCTGAGCATGTGGAGGGCTTTGCACCCGAGGTGGCCTGGGTGACCCGTGGTGGGAGTGAAGAGCTGGCTGAGCCTTTGGTGGTAAGGCCTACTTCAGAGACTATCATATGTGCCATGTATGCCAAATGGGTCCAGTCTTACAGGGATTTGCCTATCCTTTACAACCAGTGGTGCAATGTAGTGCGCTGGGAAAAATCGACCAGGCCTTTTTTGAGAACTGCTGAGTTCCTGTGGCAAGAAGGCCATACCGTCCATGCCACCGAAGAAGAAGCAGAAGAAGAAACGCTAAAGATTTTGGGCATTTACAAGGAATTTGCAGAAAACGTGCTGGCTATTCCCGTTGTCGTCGGTCGTAAGTCTGAGAAGGAAAAGTTTGCTGGCGCTCTACGCACTTATACCATGGAGGCTATGATGCAAGATGGCAAAGCACTTCAAGCAGGAACTTCGCACAATTTAGGTCAGCACTTTGCCAAGGTGTTTGATATCCAGTATTTGGATAGGGATGGGCAACTCAAATACGCATGGCAGACTTCATGGGGCGTATCCACTCGACTGATAGGCGCCATAATAATGGTGCACGGGGATGAGCGCGGCTTGGTACTGCCTCCTAAAGTTGCCCCTGTACAGGTAGTAATAATACCTATTGCCATGCATAAAGAGGGGGTCCTTGATAAAGCCAGAGAGATGTACAAGATAATTGCCGATGCCGGCATTCGTGTAGAAATTGACGACAGGGATACACAGACGCCGGGGTGGAAATTTAATGAGTGGGAACTCAAAGGCGTACCGATACGGCTCGAAATAGGGCCTAAGGACATAGAGAAGAACCAGGTGGTGCTGGTACGACGTGACAGCTTTGAGAAGATATCTGTACCCATGGATGGCGTTGTACAGGCTATAAACGATATGCTGGTTGATGTGCATAAGGGCATATACGACAAGGCCTTGAAAATGCGAGAGAATTTCACTCACGTGGCACATAATTTTGATGAGTTTAAAGAAGCTATAGAGGTAAAGAAAGGTTTTGTCAAGGCCATGTGGTGTGGCGAAAGGGAATGTGAGGACAATATAAAAGCCGAAACCGGGGCCACTACACGATGTATACCCTTTGAGCAGGAGCATATAGGCGATAGCTGCGTTTATTGTGGGCGCCCGGCCAAACACATGGTGTACTTTGCCAGGGCGTATTAA
- a CDS encoding alpha-mannosidase — translation MKQCLKRLDEMRNKNLGYWGRRIISQIEYGLKLSEVKEHQFDGLLARVIDFVYEDFSKEGAITRSTCEKAEEMMAELSQEAKKFKVICAAHAHIDMNWMWRWDETVMVTLDTFRTVLNLMKEYPDFTFSQSQASVYKILEDYAPEMLEEVKSRIKEGRWEVTASTWVEADKNMPNGESMARHILYTKRYLSRLLDIDPEVLNLDFEPDTFGHNQNVPEILRSGGVKYYYHCRGYEGHYLYKWVAPSGKYIIAYREPFWYNAEIRPDMALYVPKFCTQHNLDTMLKVYGVGDHGGGPTRRDLERIIDMNSWPVFPQIRFGTFAEFYRQVERIADELPEVKGERNFIFTGCYTSQSRIKMANRISEAALNEAEMFNVFSSFCAGYRYDGKAFESAWRNVLFNQFHDIIPGSGTIDTREYAMGLFQNTMAIAGSRRSLSLQAIAAQIDTSKFVVCEEEDRDSISEGAGAGFGVEWFRVTQAERGRGKTRIFHIFNSAPVEREEAAEIVVWDWLGDVNRMVFRDVQGNRVEHQILDKGFNSYWGHHYIRVLIKASVPACGYNTYILTEDEKVDTAFPFPRDPRIEGIDQFILENDHIKAVFSSRDASIVSLVDKSTGEEFIKGKPAGIFRLIEEDSSKGMTAWVVGRHMNVIDLTQDVKIKKVMYGAGNIRQSIAYECSFRDSSLKVTVSLDYNSPMLRYDVQCDWHEVGKPGISVPQLSFYMPLAYECSCYKYDIPFGTIEREGMDRDVPANSWALGVRKQPGGKSVMLVTDTKYGFRCVDDSMSITLIRSSYDPDPYPEFGVHKFSFAVCLVDNASSKELIQKAYNFNHPLSVISSSVHQGLLPALGSFMSLEEGDVVISAVKLAEDQGKVRRVVVRAYEPEGKAAKVTLSLWKQPVRAYYVDLNECKIDNGLNIFVYGERVSFEVQPYSIASICVEFEE, via the coding sequence ATGAAACAATGTCTTAAAAGATTAGACGAAATGAGGAACAAAAACCTTGGTTATTGGGGTAGAAGGATTATATCCCAGATCGAGTATGGGCTTAAATTGTCAGAGGTAAAGGAACATCAGTTTGATGGGCTACTTGCAAGAGTCATTGATTTTGTGTACGAGGATTTCAGCAAAGAAGGTGCCATCACAAGGTCCACCTGTGAGAAAGCTGAAGAGATGATGGCAGAGCTTTCACAGGAGGCCAAGAAATTTAAAGTAATTTGCGCTGCTCACGCTCACATCGACATGAACTGGATGTGGCGCTGGGACGAGACGGTGATGGTTACCTTGGATACCTTCAGAACCGTGCTCAACCTGATGAAGGAATATCCTGACTTTACCTTTTCGCAGTCACAGGCGTCTGTGTATAAAATATTGGAGGATTACGCGCCCGAGATGCTGGAGGAGGTTAAAAGTAGGATTAAGGAGGGGCGATGGGAAGTTACAGCTTCCACTTGGGTTGAAGCAGATAAAAATATGCCCAACGGCGAGAGCATGGCTCGGCATATATTGTATACCAAGAGATACTTGTCAAGGTTACTGGATATTGACCCTGAAGTCTTGAACCTGGATTTTGAGCCCGATACCTTTGGTCATAATCAGAATGTGCCGGAAATTTTGCGTAGTGGAGGAGTTAAATATTATTACCATTGCAGGGGTTATGAAGGGCATTATCTCTATAAATGGGTAGCGCCTTCAGGTAAGTACATAATAGCATACAGAGAACCATTTTGGTACAATGCTGAGATTCGTCCAGATATGGCATTATATGTACCCAAGTTTTGTACACAACACAATTTAGATACCATGTTGAAGGTATACGGTGTGGGTGATCACGGTGGTGGGCCAACCCGTAGGGACTTGGAGCGGATCATAGATATGAATAGTTGGCCGGTATTTCCGCAGATTCGCTTTGGCACCTTTGCAGAGTTTTACAGGCAAGTGGAAAGGATTGCTGATGAGCTGCCTGAGGTGAAGGGAGAACGCAATTTCATATTCACGGGGTGTTATACCAGCCAATCCAGGATTAAGATGGCCAACCGTATCAGCGAGGCAGCGCTAAATGAGGCAGAGATGTTTAATGTGTTTTCAAGCTTTTGTGCTGGATACAGATATGATGGCAAGGCTTTTGAAAGCGCATGGCGCAATGTTCTTTTCAACCAATTCCACGACATTATTCCGGGTTCGGGGACAATAGATACCAGGGAGTATGCCATGGGGCTTTTCCAGAACACCATGGCCATAGCAGGTAGTAGGAGAAGTCTGTCTCTGCAAGCCATTGCTGCACAGATAGATACGTCAAAGTTTGTAGTATGTGAAGAGGAGGATAGGGATAGCATATCTGAAGGAGCTGGAGCGGGATTTGGCGTAGAATGGTTTAGAGTGACCCAAGCCGAGAGGGGTAGGGGTAAGACTCGCATATTCCATATATTTAATTCTGCACCGGTAGAGAGAGAAGAAGCCGCCGAGATAGTGGTTTGGGATTGGTTAGGCGACGTAAATAGGATGGTTTTTAGGGATGTGCAAGGCAATAGGGTAGAGCACCAGATTTTGGATAAGGGTTTTAATTCTTACTGGGGACACCACTATATCAGGGTGCTCATTAAGGCAAGTGTTCCTGCATGCGGCTACAATACTTACATTTTGACAGAAGATGAGAAAGTGGATACGGCATTCCCCTTCCCCAGGGATCCGCGGATAGAAGGTATAGACCAGTTTATTCTCGAAAACGATCATATAAAAGCTGTATTCAGTAGCCGTGATGCATCAATTGTATCGTTGGTAGATAAATCTACAGGAGAAGAGTTTATAAAAGGGAAACCTGCTGGCATCTTTAGGTTGATTGAAGAAGACTCAAGTAAGGGTATGACAGCGTGGGTGGTAGGGCGTCACATGAACGTGATTGACTTGACCCAAGATGTGAAGATTAAAAAGGTAATGTATGGAGCAGGCAATATCAGGCAGTCAATTGCATATGAGTGTTCTTTCAGGGATTCCAGCTTGAAGGTAACTGTTTCGCTGGATTATAACAGTCCTATGCTGCGCTATGATGTGCAGTGCGACTGGCATGAGGTAGGCAAACCTGGTATAAGCGTACCCCAGCTTAGCTTCTACATGCCTCTCGCATATGAGTGTTCGTGCTATAAGTACGATATTCCATTTGGCACAATAGAGCGAGAGGGGATGGACAGGGATGTGCCGGCCAACAGCTGGGCCTTAGGAGTGAGGAAGCAGCCGGGCGGGAAATCGGTAATGCTCGTCACGGATACCAAATACGGGTTCAGGTGTGTGGACGATTCCATGTCCATTACCTTGATACGCAGCTCTTATGATCCGGATCCTTACCCCGAGTTTGGGGTACACAAGTTCAGCTTTGCCGTCTGTCTGGTGGATAATGCCAGCAGCAAAGAGCTTATCCAGAAGGCATATAACTTCAATCATCCGTTGAGCGTTATTTCCTCTTCCGTGCACCAAGGCTTGCTGCCGGCTTTAGGCAGTTTTATGAGCCTGGAGGAAGGGGATGTGGTAATTTCGGCTGTTAAGCTGGCTGAGGACCAGGGTAAAGTAAGGCGAGTTGTGGTGAGAGCTTACGAACCTGAGGGCAAGGCGGCTAAAGTCACGCTCAGTTTGTGGAAACAGCCGGTGAGGGCTTATTATGTGGACTTAAACGAGTGTAAGATAGACAACGGCCTTAACATTTTTGTTTATGGTGAGCGTGTGTCATTTGAGGTTCAACCCTATAGCATTGCCAGCATATGCGTTGAATTTGAAGAGTAG
- a CDS encoding LacI family DNA-binding transcriptional regulator: protein MAVTIRDVAKRAGVSLGTVSRYLNGYKLREENRIKVEKAIQELGFKQNIIAKGLKSNRSMTIGVVIDDFTNIFCTSIVTAIERTVEKENYSIILCDYEGDTEKLEQKLNFLRDRLVDGLVLFSNNAHLSIMDKYIQDGIPIVIVNEDIPGFNTDKVLVDNVGASFRAVERFIHSNHTKIAIINGPPSSWVSQQRFEGYKQALEAYNLPVESRWIKYGNFTTVGGYLAAKEFFEGPDIPTALYVTNYYMTLGTVMAIHELNIKVPQELSLIGFDYFELSDVIKPPLTVIEQPVVKMGEIAGNLILKRIKGDYTGYPEVHRLHTRMIVRDSVRVIS from the coding sequence ATGGCTGTAACTATTCGTGATGTGGCAAAGCGAGCAGGGGTATCTTTGGGTACGGTGTCCCGATACCTCAATGGGTATAAGCTTCGTGAGGAAAACCGTATAAAGGTTGAGAAAGCCATCCAGGAATTGGGCTTTAAACAGAATATCATTGCTAAAGGCCTCAAAAGCAACCGTTCCATGACCATCGGAGTGGTGATTGACGATTTTACAAACATTTTTTGCACTTCTATCGTAACTGCTATAGAAAGGACTGTGGAAAAGGAGAATTACAGCATCATATTGTGCGATTATGAGGGGGATACTGAGAAGCTGGAGCAGAAGCTCAACTTTCTGAGGGACCGTTTGGTTGATGGACTTGTACTTTTTTCCAACAATGCTCATTTGAGTATAATGGATAAGTATATTCAGGACGGGATTCCGATAGTAATAGTAAATGAAGATATCCCTGGTTTTAATACCGATAAAGTGCTGGTGGACAATGTTGGGGCTTCATTCAGGGCGGTTGAAAGGTTTATCCATTCCAACCATACCAAAATCGCCATAATCAATGGTCCACCTAGTTCATGGGTCAGCCAGCAGAGGTTTGAGGGGTATAAACAAGCGCTGGAGGCATATAATCTGCCGGTTGAATCCCGTTGGATCAAGTACGGCAATTTCACTACGGTGGGAGGTTATCTGGCAGCAAAGGAATTTTTTGAAGGGCCTGATATTCCAACTGCGTTGTATGTGACCAATTATTACATGACGCTGGGAACTGTAATGGCTATTCATGAACTGAATATTAAGGTTCCCCAGGAACTATCTCTTATAGGTTTCGATTATTTCGAGTTGTCAGATGTTATAAAACCTCCTTTGACGGTAATTGAACAGCCGGTTGTCAAAATGGGTGAAATAGCTGGCAATCTCATATTGAAGAGGATAAAGGGGGATTATACGGGTTACCCCGAGGTACACAGGCTTCATACCAGGATGATTGTGAGGGATTCGGTAAGAGTCATTTCTTAA
- a CDS encoding beta-galactosidase trimerization domain-containing protein encodes MGKLRFRQVHLDFHTSEKIVEVGNAFDPQEFANTLKEAGVDSITCFARCHHGMIYYDTKFPARHPGLKRDLLREQIEACHAVGIRVPIYITVGWDEYMAKRHPEWLERMPDGRPYGAGPLEAGWKHLCFNTPYIDYVEEQTIEVLEKFGDEVDGLFFDIIIQHPCCCSYCMEGMERAGLNPEDPEDRKKFAKQVLDAFKRRMTATVRRYNKDCTIFYNAGHIGPSIRGTLDTYTHLELESLPSGGWGYEHFPITVRYARNLGYEYLGMTGRFHKSWADFGGFKNQAALEYECFTALAHGAKCSIGDQLHPSGAINKATYKLIGSVYNQVKEKEPWCDDVTAVTEIGVFTPEAIEEESGVRLHPSLRGAYKMLEESHYQFDVIDEQMDFSRYRVIILPDVITLDEALKDKLESYVANGGKLLLSYKSGMARGQQQFVLSGMGVELVGDAEYSPDYVVAGEAINQGLFNTEYVMYDRGLWVKPQEGTKVLASIWNPYFNRSYKHFCSHRQTPPEKESGYPAVTQKGSVIYFAHPIFSMYHKHGARVYKQLVVNALRLLLPDKLVETNAPTTAHMLLNYQEPYNRYVLHILHYIPQRRCEEIDIIEDVIPLCNVEVKVKLPSKPERVYCAPKGTQLDFEYTDGYVKVVVPKVEGHEMVVFE; translated from the coding sequence ATGGGTAAATTACGGTTCAGACAGGTCCATCTGGATTTTCACACTTCTGAGAAGATTGTGGAGGTGGGGAATGCTTTTGACCCTCAGGAGTTTGCTAACACTTTAAAAGAAGCCGGGGTTGACTCCATTACCTGCTTTGCCAGATGCCACCACGGCATGATTTACTATGACACTAAATTCCCTGCGCGGCATCCGGGGCTTAAAAGAGACCTCTTGCGTGAGCAAATAGAAGCGTGCCATGCAGTGGGCATTCGCGTGCCCATTTATATAACCGTGGGCTGGGATGAATACATGGCAAAGCGGCATCCAGAGTGGCTAGAGAGGATGCCGGATGGCAGGCCTTATGGTGCAGGACCTTTAGAGGCGGGATGGAAGCATTTATGCTTTAATACTCCGTACATCGACTATGTGGAGGAACAGACCATTGAAGTTTTGGAAAAGTTCGGGGATGAGGTGGATGGCTTGTTCTTTGATATAATAATACAACATCCTTGTTGCTGCAGCTATTGCATGGAAGGGATGGAACGAGCGGGATTAAACCCTGAAGACCCGGAGGATCGCAAAAAGTTTGCCAAACAGGTCCTGGATGCTTTCAAGAGAAGGATGACGGCCACTGTGCGCAGATACAATAAAGACTGTACCATTTTCTACAATGCGGGACACATTGGTCCCTCGATTAGGGGTACGTTGGATACATATACCCATTTGGAGTTGGAATCCCTTCCTAGTGGTGGGTGGGGATACGAGCATTTTCCCATCACTGTGAGGTATGCCAGGAATTTGGGATACGAATATCTGGGGATGACCGGCAGGTTCCATAAGTCGTGGGCCGATTTCGGTGGGTTTAAGAATCAGGCAGCCCTGGAATACGAATGCTTTACGGCTCTGGCTCATGGGGCTAAGTGTTCCATAGGCGATCAGCTTCATCCCAGCGGGGCTATAAATAAAGCCACATACAAGCTTATTGGTAGCGTGTATAACCAGGTTAAAGAGAAGGAACCATGGTGCGATGATGTCACTGCGGTGACCGAGATAGGGGTGTTCACGCCTGAAGCGATTGAGGAAGAATCTGGTGTGAGGCTTCATCCATCCTTGAGAGGCGCTTACAAAATGTTGGAGGAGTCGCATTATCAGTTTGACGTAATCGATGAGCAGATGGATTTCAGCCGTTACAGAGTCATCATTCTTCCTGATGTAATCACTCTGGATGAGGCCCTAAAAGATAAACTGGAAAGTTACGTTGCAAACGGTGGTAAGCTGCTGCTCTCATATAAATCCGGGATGGCAAGAGGTCAACAACAATTTGTGCTGTCTGGTATGGGAGTTGAGCTGGTAGGCGATGCCGAATACTCGCCCGACTATGTGGTGGCAGGTGAGGCCATAAATCAGGGCCTGTTTAATACAGAGTATGTCATGTATGACAGGGGCTTATGGGTAAAGCCTCAGGAAGGGACCAAAGTGTTGGCCTCAATCTGGAATCCTTATTTCAACAGAAGTTACAAACATTTTTGTTCCCATCGTCAGACGCCACCTGAAAAGGAAAGTGGGTATCCGGCGGTTACGCAGAAAGGTTCCGTCATCTATTTTGCACACCCTATCTTTTCAATGTATCACAAGCACGGAGCAAGGGTTTATAAGCAGCTGGTGGTAAACGCTTTGAGGCTGCTTTTGCCTGATAAGCTGGTTGAAACCAATGCTCCTACCACGGCGCATATGCTATTGAATTACCAGGAGCCCTATAACCGGTATGTTCTCCACATCCTCCATTATATTCCTCAAAGACGGTGCGAGGAAATAGACATTATAGAAGACGTCATTCCTCTGTGTAACGTAGAGGTGAAGGTAAAGCTTCCTTCAAAGCCTGAAAGGGTGTACTGTGCACCTAAAGGCACACAGCTGGATTTTGAGTATACAGATGGATATGTAAAAGTGGTGGTGCCGAAAGTTGAAGGACACGAGATGGTGGTGTTTGAATAA